The following nucleotide sequence is from Bradyrhizobium roseum.
CGACGGGAACGGACGACGGCGCGCGAACCGGCGCCTCGATCGTGATTTTTGCGTCTGATTGTGAATCCATGGCGCCTTATCTGGGGTCGAGAAGCGAAAATTGAAGGGGGCCAGAGCTCCCTCCACGGGTCGTTGCCTTGTGCGCAATTGCGCACCTGGCGCAGGGACCCATAGCCACAGGGTGCAATCGTGAAGCACCACGTCTGACACACTTCGGCAATCGTCAGATCACGCGGCACGTGGCCCTTCGCTCACGGGGACGACGTCAAGAGCTACGCCACTTCGTTAAAGCACCAGGCCAAAATACCCTTCTGCGCATGCAGGCGGTTTTCGGCTTCGTCGAACACCACTGACTGCGGGCCGTCGATCACCTCATCGGTGACTTCCTCGCCGCGATGCGCCGGCAGGCAGTGCATGAAGATCGCGTCCTTGTTGGCCAACGACATCAGCTTCTCATTGACCTGATAGGGCTTGAGCACGTTGTGGCGGTGCTCGCCGTCCTTGTCGCCCATCGAGACCCAGGTGTCGGTGACGACGCAGTCGGCACCGCGCACGGCGGCTTCGGGATCGGTGCCGAGCACGATCGGTGCCTGCGTCGCCTTGATCCAGTCCTTCATCGCCTTGTTTGGCGCGAGCTGCGGCGGGGTCGCGACATTGAGCTGAAACTTGAATCGCTCCGCCGCATGCGCCCACGACGCCAGCACATTGTTGTCGTCGCCGGTCCAGGCCACGGTCTTGCCCTCGATCGGCCCGCGATGCTCCTCGAAAGTCATCAGATCGGCCATCACCTGGCACGGATGCGAGCGCCGCGTCAGCCCGTTGATCACGGGCACGGTGGCGTGCGCTGCGAGCTCCAGCAGCGCATCGTGGTTGAGGATGCGGATCATGATCGCATCGACATAGCGCGACAGCACGCGCGCGGTGTCGGCGATGGTCTCGCCGCGGCCGAGCTGCATCTCCGCGCCCGTGAGCATGATGGATTCGCCGCCGAGCTGGCGCATGCCGACATCGAACGACACCCGTGTGCGGGTCGAGGGACGCTCGAAGATCATCGCCAGCGTCTTGCCTTCGAGCGGCCTCGTGGCCTTTTCGTGCGCCTTCAGCTTCGCTTTCATCGCGGCGCTCGCGGCAAGCATGTTGCGCAACTCGACAGGCGGCAGCTCATTGATGTCGAGGAAGTGGCGGACGGGTTTACTCATCATCCCGCCGCCTTCTTTAACTGGTTGCCCGACAGCGCGACACAGGCGCGCTCCAGCATCTGAACGGACTCCTCGAGCTCGGCCTCGGTCACGATCAGTGGCGCCAGGAAGCGCACCACATTGTCGCCGGCGCCGACGGTGAGCAATTTCTGGTCCCGCAGCGCGTTGACGAGATCGCCCGAGGGAACCACGGCCTTGACGCCGATCAAGAGCCCCTCGCCGCGCACTTCCGCGAGTATGGCGGGATAGCGGTCGACCACGGAGGCGAGCTTCTGTTTCAGCAGCAGCGACATCTTCTGCACGTGGTCGAAGAAGCCGGGCTTGAGCATGACGTCGAGCACCGCATTGGCCGAGGCGATCGCCAGCGGGTTGCCGCCGAAGGTCGATCCGTGCGAACCGGGCGTCATGCCGCTGGCCGCTTCCGCAGTCGCCAGCACCGCGCCGATCGGAAAGCCGCCGCCCAGCGCTTTCGCCAGCGACATCACATCGGGGGTGACGCCGATGCGCTTGTAGGCAAAGAGATCGCCGGTGCGGCCCATCCCGGTCTGCACTTCGTCGAACGCCAGCAGCAGGCCGTGTTCGTCGCAGAGCTGCCGCAGCGCCTTGAAGAACGACTGCGGCGCCGAACGCACGCCGCCCTCGCCCTGCACCGGCTCGATCAGGATGCCGGCGGTATGCGGACCGATCGCCTTCTTCACCGCTTCGAGATCGCCGTGCGGCACCTGGTCGAAGCCGTCCATCGGCGGGCCAAAGCCTTCGAGATATTTGGCGGAGCCGGTGGCGGCAAGCGTGCCGAGCGTGCGGCCGTGGAACGCGCCCTCGAAGGTGATGAGGCGATAGCGTTCGGGATGGCCCTTGGAGAACTGATAGCGGCGCACGAGCTTGATCACGCCTTCCATCGCTTCCGCGCCGGAATTGCAGAAGAACACCATGTCGGCGAAGCTCTGCTCGCACAGCCGCGCGGCGAGCTTCTCTCCGTCCGGGCTCTTGAACAGGTTCGACATGTGCCAGAGTTTTGTCGCCTGCTCCTGCAGCGCCGCGATCAGGTGCGGATGACAGTGGCCCAGCGCGTTGACCGCGACGCCCGAGGTGAAGTCGAGATAGCGCTCGCCACCGGTCGATGTCAGCCAGCAGCCTTCGCCGCGTTCGAAGCCGAGGTCGACCCTGGCAAAGACGGGGAGCAAATGCGAGGCGGCGCTATGGGTCATGGCAATCACTTGAGGTTCGAGCCCTGTCTTCAAGACCTGCCGTGGAGCACGTCCGTGCCTTGACATCGGTGCCTTGGCGCGAGGCGGCGACAGCCGGTCTTGCGAAACGAAACGTGCCGCCTCTTTGGGGCGGCACGTGAGAGGCATTCTATGTGGGCGCGGAGCGCTGTCAACACGCCATGGAACACGCCTTTCCTGCATCTCAGGAGGGCTAAATCCGTAGGATTGCGGTGTGGTGGAAAACACGCAGTATCGTGCCTACATGTCGGAACATGTGGACGTTGGGGCGCGGACTCTTGCGCCGGAGTCACGCCATATTGTAGCTTTTGGGCTGTCGGGTACGACATCTCGTGCGGCGGTTTTTATCCCTAAGAGTCCATTTTGTATTGCGTACACGTTCGGGCGCGCTTTCCGCGCCCGGCGAGGGCTAAGGGATTCTGACCGCAGGGTTTTTTGAGACGAATGACGTCGCCCGCGCTGCCCCATATCGGCCGGCGCGGTGCGAAGGAAAGACTACGATGACGGTATTGACCTGGTCCGACGATCGCGTCGAGCAGCTGAAGAAGCTCTGGGAAGCCGGCTTGTCGGCAAGCCAGATTGCCGCGGAACTCGGAAATGTGACCCGAAACGCTGTGATCGGCAAGGTGCACCGGCTGGGCCTCTCCGGCCGCGCCAAGTCACCCTCCTCGGCCGCGCCGCGGCAGCGCAAGGCGCGCCCGGCCCAGCAGATGGTGCGCGTGTCGCGCCCGGTTTCGCGCGGCAACACCGCGCTGGCGCACGCCTTCGAGGTCGAGATCGAACCCGATCCGATCGCCTTCGACAACGTGGTGCCGATGAGCCAGCGGCTGTCGCTGCTCGAACTCAACGAAGCCACCTGCCACTGGCCGGTCGGCGATCCCGCCAGCCCGGAATTCTTCTTCTGCGGCGGCAAGGCGCTTTCGGGACTGCCCTACTGCGCGCATCACTCGCGCGTGGCGTATCAGCCGGCGTCCGATCGGCGGCGTGCGGCACCGAAGCCGACCCGTTAAGTCGCGCGCGATACTCCAAAGCGGCCGTCCCTGCAAACGCAGGGGCCCATCACCACAGGTGTGTGGGGTTTTGGCGAGCGTGAGCTCCGGGCTCAATTCAACAATCGAGATTCGTGGTTATGGCTCCCCGCGTTCGCGGGGACGGCGATAGAATGCAGGGTGAGGCACTGGAGCCGTGCTACGACTCCACCTTCGCGAACCGATCATCCAGCGCATATCCCGCGCCGCGCACGGTGCGGATCGGATCCTGTTCGCGGCCCGGGTTGAGGAGTTTGCGCAGCCGGCCGATGTGGACGTCGACGGTGCGTTCGTCGATGTAAATGTCGCGGCCCCAGACGCTGTCGAGCAATTGCTCGCGGCTGAACACGCGGCCGGGATGCTCCAGGAAAAATTCCAGTAGCCGATACTCGGTCGGGCCGAGATCGATCGAGCGGCCCGAGCGCGCGACGCGGCGCTTCTCGCGATCGAGTTCGATATCGCCATAGGTCAAGACGGTAGCGAGCCGCTCTGGGCTTGCCCGCCGCAGCAGACCCTTCACCCGCGCCAGCAACTCCGGCACCGAAAACGGTTTAACGATGTAGTCGTCGGCGCCGGTCGCAAGGCCACGCACCCGCTCGCTCTCCTCACCGCGCGCCGTGAGCATGATGATCGGCAACTGCTTGGTCTCCGGCCGCGCCCGCAAGCGACGGCACAGTTCGATACCCGACAGGCCCGGCAGCATCCAGTCCAGCACGACGAGATCGGGAATGCGCTCCTTCAGCCGCGTATCGGCATCGTCGCCGCGGCCGACGGTTTCGACCTCATAGCCTTCGGCGTCGAGGTTGTAGCGCAACAGCGTGGTCAGCGCTTCTTCGTCCTCGACCACCATAATGCGCGCGCTCATCTTTTATTCCTCAAGTACTAGGCAACGTGGTGGCAAACGTCGTCATGTCGCCCTTCGGGCGCTTGTCGAGCATCTGCTGGCCTTCGATCATGTAGAACACGGTTTCGGCGATGTTGGTCGCGTGATCGCCGATCCGCTCGATATTCTTGGCACAGAACATCAGGTGAATGCAGAACGAGATGTTGCGCGGGTCTTCCATCATATAGGTCAGGAGTTCCCGGAACAACGAGGTACAGATGGCGTCGACTTCCTCGTCGCCCTTCCATACCGCCAGCGCCGCCGGGAGGTCGTGCGCCGCATAGGCGTCCAGCACCGATTTGACCTGCGATTGCACCAGGTCGGTCATGTGCTCCAGGCCGCGAATGAGCTTCAGCGGCTGAAAATCATTCTCCAGCGCGGCGACGCGCTTTCCCATGTTCTTGGCGAGATCGCCGATCCGCTCCAGGTCGGTGGCGACACGCATGGCGCCGACGATCTCGCGCAGATCGACCGCCATCGGCTGGCGCCGTGCGATGGTCAGCACCGCGCGCTCCTCGATCAGGTGCTGCAGACGGTCGACCTCGACATCGGCCGCGACGACGCGGTTGCCGAGCGCGACGTCGCGGCGGACCAGCGCGTCGACGGATTCGGTGATCATGCGCTCGACCTGGCCGCCCATCTCGGCGACGAGACGGGTCAATTCCTGGAGGTCGCTGTCGAACGCCTTGGCGGTGTGTTCAGAAGCCATTTTCTATCTCCTCAACCGAACCGGCCGGTGATGTAATCTTGCGTGCGTCGATCGCTCGGGGAGGTGAATATCTTGTTGGTGTCGTCGAACTCGATCAACTCGCCGAGATACATGAAGGCGGTCTTGTCGGAGACGCGCGCCGCCTGCTGCATGTTATGGGTGACGATCGCGATCGTGTAGTCCTCCGCCAGTTCGGTGATCAGTTCCTCGATCTTGGCGGTCGAAATCGGATCCAGCGCCGAGCAGGGTTCGTCGAACAGGATCACCTCCGGCCGCACCGCGACCGTACGCGCGATGCAGAGCCGCTGTTGCTGGCCGCCGGACAGCGAAAGGCCGCTGGCATTGAGTTTGTCCTTGACCTCGTTCCACAGCGCGCCGCCGCGCAGCGCCTTCTCGACCCGGCCGTCCATCTCGGACTTGGAGATCTTCTCATAGAGGCGGATGCCGAAGGCGATGTTTTCGTAGATCGTCATCGGGAACGGCGTCGGCTTCTGGAACACCATGCCGACACGGGCGCGCAGCAGATTGAGGTCGAGCTTGGGGTCGAGAATGTTGGTCTGGTCCAGCATCAACTGGCCGGTCGCTTTCTGGCCGGGATAGAGATCGTACATCCGGTTGAAGATCCGCAGCAGCGTGGACTTGCCGCAGCCGGACGGGCCGATGAAGGCCGTGACACGGTTGGTGCCGAGCGTCAGATTGATATCCTTCAGCGCGTGATGTTCGCCATAGTAAAAATTCAAGCCGCGGGCGGTCACCTTTGGCGGCGCCTCGGGCAGCGCCACCTGCGGAACGGATCCGCTCGCATTACTCACGGATACGGAGAGTTCGGTCATTTGGATGTCCTCTCGGCGCCGAGAACGCGCGCGCCAATATTCAGGGCCAATACGGTGAGCGTGATCAGCAGCGCCCCGCTCCAGGCGAGTTGCTTCCAGTAGGCATAGGGGCTCTGCACGAAGTTGTTGATGGTGACCGGCAGGTTCGCCATCGTTTTGGTCATGTCGAGACTGAAGAACTGGTTCGACAGCGCGGTGAACAGCAGCGGCGCGGTCTCGCCGGCAACGCGCGCTGTCGCCAGCAGCACGCCGGTGATCAGGCCCGCGCGCGCGGCGCGATAGGCGATCCGCCGGATCACCAGCGAGCGCGGCAGGCCGAGCGCGGAGGCTGCCTCACGCAGTGGATTGGGCACCAGTCCCAGCATGTCCTCGGTGGTGCGGACCACCACGGGGATCACGATCACGGCCAGTGCCAGACAGCCGGCGAACGCCGAGAAGCCGCCCATCGGCACCACAATCGCGCCGTAGATGAACAGGCCGATAATGATCGACGGCGCGCTCAACAGAATGTCGTTGATGAAACGGATCACCGACGTCAGCTTGTCGTGCTTGCCGTATTCGGCGAGATAGGTTCCCGCGAACAGGCCGAGCGGCGCGCCGATGCCGACCCCGATCACGGTCATCATGATCGAGCCGACGATGGCGTTGCGCAGGCCACCGTCGGTCGAACCCGGCGGCGGCGTATCCTGGGTGAAGACGGCGAGGTTGAGCCCGGCGAGACCGTTGTAGAACAGCGTGAACAGGATCAGCGCCAGCCAGGTGACACCGAACAAGGCGGCGCCCAGGCAGAGAAACTTAACAATGATGTTGTTGCGGCGGCGGGATGCGTAGATCGGGTTCATAATCTTAGCTCCCCGCCTTCTTTTCCAGCCGCATCAGCATCAGGCGCGCGGCCGCCAGGACGAAGAAGGTCAAGACGAACAGCAGCAGGCCTAGCAGGATCAGGCCGGATTGATGCAAGCCATCGCTCTCGGCGAACTCGGAAGCGATCGCGGCGGAAATCGTGGTGCCCGGCGCGAAGATCGAGGACTGGATCTTGAACGAATTGCCGATGATGAAGGTCACCGCCATGGTCTCGCCGAGCGCACGGCCGAGCGCCAGCATGATGCCGCCGATCACGCCGACCCGGGTGTAGGGAATGACGACGTTGCGGACGACTTCCCAGGTGGTGCAGCCGACGCCATAGGCCGCTTCCTTCAATACCGGGGGCACCGTCTTGAAGACGTCGACCGAGATCGCGGTAATGAAGGGCAGCACCATGATGGCGAGGATCAAGGCCGCGTTGAACAGGCTGAGATAGGACGGCGGACCCGCGAAGATGGTTCCGAGCACCGGGACGCCGTCGAACACGGAAATCATGAACGGCTGGAAATTGTTGGCCAGGAACGGGCCCAGCACGAAGAAGCCCCACATGCCGTAGATGATCGAGGGTATCCCGGCGAGCAGTTCGACGGCAAGCCCGATCGGACGACGCAGCCAGATCGGACAGATCTCGGTGAGAAACACCGCAATGCCGAGGCCGACCGGAATGGCGATCATCATCGCGATCACGGAGGTGATCAACGTGCCGTAGATCGGACCGAGCGCGCCGAGAACCGGCGGATCGGCCGACGGCGCCCAGCGCTGCGTCCACAGGAAGGCCGCGCCGTACTCGCGCATCGCCGGCCATGCGCCGACGATCAGCGATAGAATAATGCCGCCGAGGATGAGGAGAACCGAGATCGCGCAGGCGCGCGTAATCCAGTAGAAGGTGACGTCGCCGAACTTGAAGGCGCTGAGCGCCCTCGCACGATCGTAAGGTCCGGCAGCATCCATTACGTCGCGCTCAACCGCCATTTCTGCCACGCCAATCCCCTGTACTTATAGCCCAATGACCCGGACGTCGGTGCACGGCTTTTTTGGGCTCGCGCATTTTTCTTGCCTCTCCTATCCCGAGAGGGGTGCTCAACCCGGCCAAGACCGGGTTGAGCGAGCTTATTGTGAGGCACTTGCCGATCAGCTCTTGATGTCGGCCGACCAGGTCTTCTCGATCAGCTTGACCACGGGCTCCGGCATCGGAATGTAGTCGAGCTCCTCGGCCATCTTGTCGCCCTTCTCGAAAGCCCATTTGAAGAACTTGATCGCTTCCTTGGACGCCGCCTTGTCGGTGGCATCCTTGTGCATCAGAATGAAGGTCGCGCCGGTGATCGGCCACGACGCTTCGCCGGGCTGGTCGGTCAGGATGACGAAGTAGTTCTTGGCGCCCGCCCAGTCGGCATTGGCAGCCGCAGCTTGGAAGGCCCCGATGGTCGGCTGTACGGTCTTGCCGGCCTTGTTGATCATCGCGCCGTAGGTCAGCTTGTTCTGCTTGGCGTAAGCGTACTCGACATAGCCGATCGAGTTCTTGGTCTGGCTGACATTGCCTGCAACGCCTTCATTGCCCTTGGCGCCGACGCCCGTCGGCCACTCGACCGCGGTGCCGGAACCTGCCTTCGTCTTCCACTCGGCATTGGCTTTCGAGAGGTAATCGGTCCAGAGGAACGTGGTGCCGGAGCCGTCAGAACGGCGCACGACCGTGATGGCGTCGGCAGGTAGTTTCAGCTTCGGGTTGAGCTTGGCAATCGCCGGATCGTTCCAGGTCTTGACCTTGCCGAGATAGATGTCGCCGAGCAGCTCGCCGGAAAACACCAGTTCACCCGGCTTGATGCCTTCAAGGTTCACCACCGGCACCAGTGCACCCATCGCCTGCGGCCACTGAATCATGCCTTCCTTGTCAAGCTGTTCCGGCTTGAGCGGCATGTCGGAGGCGCCAAACGTCACGGTCTTGGCCACGATCTGCTTGATGCCGGCGCCGGAACCGATCGACTGATAGTTCAGGCCGTTGCCGGTCTCCTTCTTGTAGGCATCGGCCCACTTCGAATAGAGCGGGAACGGGAAGGTCGCGCCCGCGCCGGTAATGTCGGCAGCGAATGACGACGTCGAAGCGGCGACCAGGCCGGCAGCGACGATAGCTTTCATGAAATTCATGGTTGGTCTCCATCTGGTGAGCGAAGCGCTTGTTGCGCCCGATAGCGCTCACTTGCCGCTGGTCTAGGAGCGGTCGATAGAGCTTTTACGAAGGTTCGATGACAGTTGGATGACACTGCCAAGCCATTGAAATATCTTGAATTTAATGCCTAAGCCGCCCTTTGCCTGGGGAAATCCGGCGCTGAAGGCTGTCGGTTTTTTGTGCACTTTTAGAGGACGACCGGGCCGGCGTCAGCCAAGGATCGCGATCCCGATTACGCCGGATCCAAGTCCGTCGGGAACTTATGCTTTTCTGTTGAGTAAGCCGTCGAAATCTCGGCTTCCTTGGTGCTGGCGAGATTACCGTGCAAGCAAGACGCCGCGCCGTGACCTCTTATTCGAGACGCGCGGCCCCTTCAGGCGCCCAGCCATGTGGCGAGGTGTTCCGGCTTGGGCAATCCGCCGGCATGCACAACCTTGCCGTCCACGACCACGCCCGGCGTCGAGGCGATGCCGTAACCGGCGATCGCCGCGTAGTCGGTCACTTTCTCGATTGTGACGGGTACTCCCAGCCTGTCCGCTTCGGCCTGCACCATCTCGGCCGTAGCGACACAACGTTTGCAGCCCGGGCCGAGCACCTTGACGTCTTTCATGGATCCCCCTCGTTTCAGTTGAACAGCAGGTTGAACAGTAACCCGACCCCAAGGATGCCCGTCCCGACAACGCCGACGAAGACCGCTATGAGCTTCAGACTCAATACCTTGCGCAGGATGATCATCTCCGGAACCGACAACGCGATCACCGACATCATGAAGGCGAGCACGGTCCCGAGCGCCGCCCCCTTGGCAAGCAGGGCTTGAACGACCGGGATAATGCCGGCGGCGTTCGAGTACATCGGAATTCCGATCAGGACCGCGGCCGGTACCGACCACCAGGCGCCCTGTCCCATGATCGAGGCGAGCAGGTCCGACGGTACGTACCCGTGAATCAACGCCCCAATGGCGATGCCCGCGATGATCCAGGGCCAAACCTTGCCGACGATCTCGCGCACGGCTTCGATACCCGTCTTGATACGATCAACAGCGGTGACATCTTCCGGCGGCAGTTCGGCTGCGCTCGCGCGGATGTTGCGAACCCATTCTTCCAGCCAGTTTTCGAGATGCAGGCGGCCGATCACCCAGCCTGCCGTAATCGCGACGAACAGGCCGAAGCCGAGATAGGTGAGCGCCACTTTCCAGCCGACGAGCCCGAACAAAAGCCCGAGCGCCACCTCGTTCACCATCGGGGCCGAGATCAGGAACGAGAAGGTGACGCCAAGGGGAACACCGGCGCTGACGAAACCAATGAACATCGGCACCGCAGAACACGAGCAGAATGGGGTGAGTACCCCGAGACCAGCCGCCAGCACGTTGCCGGCGCCTTCCCGCTTTCCGGCAAGAAGCGCGCGCGTCTTTTCCGGCGAGAAGAAGCTGCGCACCACTCCCATGCCGAACACCACGAGTGTCAGCAGCATCAGGACTTTCGGCGTGTCGTAGACGAAGAAGCTGAGCGCCTCGCCAAGGTGGCTCTTGGGATCGATGGGCGCCAACGACACGACCCATTGCGAAAACGGAACGAGCTGACTGTACACCAGGCCCCAGAGCAACAGGGCGACGATCGTCCCGCCGACCCACTTGGCGGTCGAAGGGCCGGTGCGAGGCGCGCGTTCGGTGATGGACCCCAAGCTCATGCGGCGTGTCTTTCCGAGGCCGAAATCGTGAACACCGGCGCGAACCCACCGCCTGCCGTCCGGAAATTCGTGGTCTGGCCCTGGTAGAGGCGCGCCGCCGTCAGAAGAAGCTCGCCGTCATAGACGTAGAGCCGGACGTCGGTCTTGCGGGCCTCGCGCGTGCCGTCGAGCTTGACCATCCGTTCGCCGGGAGCCGCAAAATCCTGAGCGACGTATCCGCCCTTGATCACCTCGGCCCACACCCCCTTCGTTATCTTGTCGCCGCGATAGACGCCCTTGCTGCCGTACCCGCTGACCGGCTTGAAGAACAACGTCTTCCTTCTCTCCCAAAGGTGAGCTGCATTGTCGGACGTGACGACCGCCGTATGGGGCACCCCGGAAAGATCTTCGGCCATCGCCGACGAAAGCCCCCAGCCGCGCAGCGCCGCCCTATCGGAGAGCAGTCCGAGATTGCGCTTGTCCGCATACAGAGCGTGCACATGCGGATTGGGCGTAACCACGACGGCGTTGTCGAGATAGGCCGCGCGCAACGCCTCGTGCCCGGGGCGATCAAGGGAAAAATCCACCAGCCGGTTGTAGACGAGATCGATCGGGCGACCATCGATCGACAGTTGACCCCGCGCGTAACTGAGCTGTCCGGCATCGGCAATGACCGCCTCGATGCCGTGCTTCGCAAAGAAGCGCTGGGCCAACACGAATTCCGGGTAGAGATACTGTTCTTCGGGCCGATCATCGACGATGGCAACCCGCTTCAGCGCGGCGGCCCGGCGCTGGAGGTTAAACTCATGCTGGAACATGCGCAGCACCGCCGATTCAAAATTGACGTTGCTGGTTTTCCCCAGAGCGGCTTCGATCTCTGTACAGCAGGCCCGCTGCGCATCCGCCAGCAGTGCATTGAGGAAGGCGCCGCCCGCATTGGTATTGACCTCGATCAGCCTGGCGCCCGCCGTGCCGACATGGAAATCGAAGCCCATGAAGGCACCGCGCGGCCCGAAATCATGCCGCGCGAACTCCGGCGCCCAGGACAACGCGGCGTGCTGATAGCCCGGCAATCTGGTCGCGGCCTCGATCGCCCGCACGATGCGAAGCATCTCAATCGTCTCGGATTCCGAGATGAACACAGGCGCATTTGAAAACAGATGCGGGCGCGCCCGGATGAACGTCGCACAGAACTCCGCGTCTCCAACCGTCCGCTCCAGCGCGTCGCACAGGGCGTCGCGATCGAGCGTGACGCAGAAGCACTCCTGATTCAGAAGCTCGGAGATCGATCGGGCGTCCACCGTCGAAGCATTCATCTGTCCGTCCTCTGTCACCCGTTCCACCGCCAGCGCGATTCCCTGTCCGCCGCCAATGCAGAGCGCGACCACGCCCCGCGGGCTTCCGTCGCGTTGAACC
It contains:
- the argF gene encoding ornithine carbamoyltransferase — translated: MSKPVRHFLDINELPPVELRNMLAASAAMKAKLKAHEKATRPLEGKTLAMIFERPSTRTRVSFDVGMRQLGGESIMLTGAEMQLGRGETIADTARVLSRYVDAIMIRILNHDALLELAAHATVPVINGLTRRSHPCQVMADLMTFEEHRGPIEGKTVAWTGDDNNVLASWAHAAERFKFQLNVATPPQLAPNKAMKDWIKATQAPIVLGTDPEAAVRGADCVVTDTWVSMGDKDGEHRHNVLKPYQVNEKLMSLANKDAIFMHCLPAHRGEEVTDEVIDGPQSVVFDEAENRLHAQKGILAWCFNEVA
- a CDS encoding aspartate aminotransferase family protein, which encodes MTHSAASHLLPVFARVDLGFERGEGCWLTSTGGERYLDFTSGVAVNALGHCHPHLIAALQEQATKLWHMSNLFKSPDGEKLAARLCEQSFADMVFFCNSGAEAMEGVIKLVRRYQFSKGHPERYRLITFEGAFHGRTLGTLAATGSAKYLEGFGPPMDGFDQVPHGDLEAVKKAIGPHTAGILIEPVQGEGGVRSAPQSFFKALRQLCDEHGLLLAFDEVQTGMGRTGDLFAYKRIGVTPDVMSLAKALGGGFPIGAVLATAEAASGMTPGSHGSTFGGNPLAIASANAVLDVMLKPGFFDHVQKMSLLLKQKLASVVDRYPAILAEVRGEGLLIGVKAVVPSGDLVNALRDQKLLTVGAGDNVVRFLAPLIVTEAELEESVQMLERACVALSGNQLKKAAG
- a CDS encoding GcrA family cell cycle regulator; translation: MTVLTWSDDRVEQLKKLWEAGLSASQIAAELGNVTRNAVIGKVHRLGLSGRAKSPSSAAPRQRKARPAQQMVRVSRPVSRGNTALAHAFEVEIEPDPIAFDNVVPMSQRLSLLELNEATCHWPVGDPASPEFFFCGGKALSGLPYCAHHSRVAYQPASDRRRAAPKPTR
- the phoB gene encoding phosphate regulon transcriptional regulator PhoB is translated as MSARIMVVEDEEALTTLLRYNLDAEGYEVETVGRGDDADTRLKERIPDLVVLDWMLPGLSGIELCRRLRARPETKQLPIIMLTARGEESERVRGLATGADDYIVKPFSVPELLARVKGLLRRASPERLATVLTYGDIELDREKRRVARSGRSIDLGPTEYRLLEFFLEHPGRVFSREQLLDSVWGRDIYIDERTVDVHIGRLRKLLNPGREQDPIRTVRGAGYALDDRFAKVES
- the phoU gene encoding phosphate signaling complex protein PhoU, which translates into the protein MASEHTAKAFDSDLQELTRLVAEMGGQVERMITESVDALVRRDVALGNRVVAADVEVDRLQHLIEERAVLTIARRQPMAVDLREIVGAMRVATDLERIGDLAKNMGKRVAALENDFQPLKLIRGLEHMTDLVQSQVKSVLDAYAAHDLPAALAVWKGDEEVDAICTSLFRELLTYMMEDPRNISFCIHLMFCAKNIERIGDHATNIAETVFYMIEGQQMLDKRPKGDMTTFATTLPST
- the pstB gene encoding phosphate ABC transporter ATP-binding protein PstB yields the protein MTELSVSVSNASGSVPQVALPEAPPKVTARGLNFYYGEHHALKDINLTLGTNRVTAFIGPSGCGKSTLLRIFNRMYDLYPGQKATGQLMLDQTNILDPKLDLNLLRARVGMVFQKPTPFPMTIYENIAFGIRLYEKISKSEMDGRVEKALRGGALWNEVKDKLNASGLSLSGGQQQRLCIARTVAVRPEVILFDEPCSALDPISTAKIEELITELAEDYTIAIVTHNMQQAARVSDKTAFMYLGELIEFDDTNKIFTSPSDRRTQDYITGRFG
- the pstA gene encoding phosphate ABC transporter permease PstA; this encodes MNPIYASRRRNNIIVKFLCLGAALFGVTWLALILFTLFYNGLAGLNLAVFTQDTPPPGSTDGGLRNAIVGSIMMTVIGVGIGAPLGLFAGTYLAEYGKHDKLTSVIRFINDILLSAPSIIIGLFIYGAIVVPMGGFSAFAGCLALAVIVIPVVVRTTEDMLGLVPNPLREAASALGLPRSLVIRRIAYRAARAGLITGVLLATARVAGETAPLLFTALSNQFFSLDMTKTMANLPVTINNFVQSPYAYWKQLAWSGALLITLTVLALNIGARVLGAERTSK
- the pstC gene encoding phosphate ABC transporter permease subunit PstC — protein: MAEMAVERDVMDAAGPYDRARALSAFKFGDVTFYWITRACAISVLLILGGIILSLIVGAWPAMREYGAAFLWTQRWAPSADPPVLGALGPIYGTLITSVIAMMIAIPVGLGIAVFLTEICPIWLRRPIGLAVELLAGIPSIIYGMWGFFVLGPFLANNFQPFMISVFDGVPVLGTIFAGPPSYLSLFNAALILAIMVLPFITAISVDVFKTVPPVLKEAAYGVGCTTWEVVRNVVIPYTRVGVIGGIMLALGRALGETMAVTFIIGNSFKIQSSIFAPGTTISAAIASEFAESDGLHQSGLILLGLLLFVLTFFVLAAARLMLMRLEKKAGS
- the pstS gene encoding phosphate ABC transporter substrate-binding protein PstS — encoded protein: MNFMKAIVAAGLVAASTSSFAADITGAGATFPFPLYSKWADAYKKETGNGLNYQSIGSGAGIKQIVAKTVTFGASDMPLKPEQLDKEGMIQWPQAMGALVPVVNLEGIKPGELVFSGELLGDIYLGKVKTWNDPAIAKLNPKLKLPADAITVVRRSDGSGTTFLWTDYLSKANAEWKTKAGSGTAVEWPTGVGAKGNEGVAGNVSQTKNSIGYVEYAYAKQNKLTYGAMINKAGKTVQPTIGAFQAAAANADWAGAKNYFVILTDQPGEASWPITGATFILMHKDATDKAASKEAIKFFKWAFEKGDKMAEELDYIPMPEPVVKLIEKTWSADIKS
- a CDS encoding thioredoxin family protein, encoding MKDVKVLGPGCKRCVATAEMVQAEADRLGVPVTIEKVTDYAAIAGYGIASTPGVVVDGKVVHAGGLPKPEHLATWLGA
- a CDS encoding permease, translated to MSLGSITERAPRTGPSTAKWVGGTIVALLLWGLVYSQLVPFSQWVVSLAPIDPKSHLGEALSFFVYDTPKVLMLLTLVVFGMGVVRSFFSPEKTRALLAGKREGAGNVLAAGLGVLTPFCSCSAVPMFIGFVSAGVPLGVTFSFLISAPMVNEVALGLLFGLVGWKVALTYLGFGLFVAITAGWVIGRLHLENWLEEWVRNIRASAAELPPEDVTAVDRIKTGIEAVREIVGKVWPWIIAGIAIGALIHGYVPSDLLASIMGQGAWWSVPAAVLIGIPMYSNAAGIIPVVQALLAKGAALGTVLAFMMSVIALSVPEMIILRKVLSLKLIAVFVGVVGTGILGVGLLFNLLFN